The DNA window GGACACTCTCGCTTTCGGCGGCCATAGCGCCCTTACGGATAATCGCCTTGGTGTCGGTATGGCGGCGTCATATTATGTCGCGCTGATCGTCGTGAGTCTCGCCATTCTCGGAGCGGCGGTCCTCCCGCGGGTGTTCAACGACAAGCCGATATCGCTCCCGATGATATACGTGGTTTCGGGGGCCGCTCTGTTCTTCGTCGCCGGGATGGATGTCCCGCACCCGGTGGACCACCCCGAACTCACCGAACGCATCACCGAACTCGTCGTCATCATCGCGCTGATGGGCGCGGGACTCAAACTCGACCGACCGTTCGACTGGAGCGCGTGGTCCTCGACGTGGCGACTGCTCGCGATTACGATGCCGCTCTCCATCGCGGGCACCGCCCTCCTCGGGTGGTGGGTCCTCGGCGCGCAGGTGGCGACGGCGGTTCTCATGGGCGCGGTCATCGCCCCCACTGATCCGGTTCTCGCGGCGGACGTCCAGACTGGCCCCCCGGCGGAGGGCACCGACGAGGAGATAGACCCCGAGAAACAGGAGGGGACGATTCGGTTCGCGCTCACCTCGGAGGCCGGACTCAACGACGGACTGGCGTTCCCCTTCACCAATCTCGCCATCGCCCTCGCCGGCGCGGCGTCGCTGGCGGCGGGCGAGTGGGCCCGAGAGTGGGTGCTCGTCGACGTGCTGTACAAGATACTCGTCGGCGTCGTCGTCGGCTACCTCGTCGGGCAACTCATCGCTCGGTTCGTCTTCGGGGAACCCGCGAGCACGAGACTCGCCGTGGTGATGGAGGGCGCGGAGGCGTTGGCGGCGACGCTTCTGGCCTACGGCGCGGCCGAACTGGTCAACAGTTACGGGTTCATCGCCGTCTTCGTCGCCGCACTCGTCCTCCGGCACTACGAGTGGGAACACGGCTACTACGAACACCTCCACGACTTCGCGGTCATGACCGAACGCCTGCTGATGGCCGGCATCTTGGTCCTGTTCGGCGGCACCCTCGTCGGCGGACTGCTGGACTCTCTCACCCTACCGATGATAGGCGTCGGCCTCCTGATTCTGTTCGTCGTGCGACCGATAGCGGGGATAATCGGACTGCTCGGACACTCCGCGCACTGGGACGAACGCGCGGTCATCGCGACGTTCGGAATCCGAGGCATCGGGTCGTTCTACTACCTCGCGCACGCGCTGAACGAGGCGACGTTCAAAGAGCAGGAACTGCTCGTCGCCGCCGAGGAACTGTGGGCGATAGTCGGCTTCATCGTCGTCACCTCGACGTTCGTCCACGGAATCGCCGCGTCGCCGGTGATGGACTGGTTGGACAAACGCCGCACGTAGCGCGTCGCTCCCGTTCGACCGCTCGGACCGCGGAGTCGCCCCGGCGCGTCGTCGGCCGCGCGATGGGTCCGAGCACGGACCGTCGGCAGGAGTGACTATTCTGCAACGGAAATGACATACAAGTGCGTGGCCCCCGAACGGTGCGTTCACCGTGCCACGTGAACGCTCAGTCGATTTTTCGATAGACTACGTGCAGGTACTCGCTCCCGACGGGTCCGCGGACGCGGAACTCGACCCGGACCTTTCGGAGGACCGCCTGTTGGAGTTGTACCGGACGATGAAACGCTCGCGGCGACTCGACGAACGGGCCGTCTCCCTCCAGCGACGGGGCGAACTCGGGACGTACGCGCCGGCCATCGGACAGGAGGCCGCGCAGGTCGGAAGCGCGGGCGCCCTCGACGAGACGGACTGGATGGTGACGTCGTTCCGCGAGACGCCCGCGTACCTCGCGCGCGGGACGCCGCCGCGGGCGATTCTCAAGTACGCGATGGGGATGGAGGAGGGCGCGGCCACCCCGCGCGAGGAGCGCAACTTCCCGCCCTCCGTCCCCGTCGGGTCGCAAGCCCTGCACGCGGCGGGACTTGGGTGGGCCCAAGAGATAACCGGCGAGGACGCCGCGACCATCGGCTACTTCGGCGACGGCGCGACCAGCGAAGGCGACGTGTACGAGGCGCTCAACCTCTCCGGCGTGTTCGACTGCCACACCGTCTTCCTCTGTCAGAACAACCAGTACGCCATCTCCGTCCCGCGGGAACGACAGACCCGCGCGGAGACGCTCGCGCAGAAGGCCATCGCGGCGGGAATCGACGGCATTCAGGTGGACGGTAACGACGTGCTCGGCACGTACGCGGCGGTTCGAGAGGCCTTAGAGAGCGCTCGGAACGGCGACCCGGTGTTCGTCGAGGCGTTGACGTACCGTCGCTCGATTCACACCACCTCCGACGACCCCTCGGTGTACCGCAAGGCTGAGGAGGAAGACGAGTGGGAGGAACGCGACCCGATAGTCCGGTTCGAGACGTACCTCCGCGAGCGCGACATCTTGGACGACGACCGAATCGAGGAGATACAGGAGGAGATAGAGGAGGAACTCCGCGAGGAGATTCGACTCGCCAACGAGGCGCGGGAGGCCCTCGCGGTGGCCGACATGTTCGACCACGTCTACGAGTCGCGCACGCCGGAGTTAGACGCACAGCGCGCGGCGTTTACGGGGGAGGATAATGGCCGATAAACTCCGGTTGGTCGAGGCGATTCGGGAGACGCTGTTCGAGGAGATGGACCGCGACGAGGGCGTCGTCGTCTACGGGCAGGACGTGGGCGTCAACGGCGGCGTCTTCCGCGCGACGCAGGGCCTCATCGAGGAGTACCCGAACCGAGTGTACGACGCGCCCGTCGCGGAGGCGGGCATCGTCGGCCTCGGCGTCGGCCTCGGGGCGTACGGGTTGACGCCGGTGCCGGAAATCGAGTTCTCGGGCTTCATGCATCAGGCGTTCCACCAGATTCAACAGCACGTCGCCCGCATCCGGAGTCGGACGCGCGGGGAACTCAACTGCCCGATGACGATTCGCGCGCCGTACGGCGGCGGCATCCGCGCGTTGGAGCACCACTCCGAAAGTTTCGAGGCCGGATACGCCCACACGCCCGGCCTGAAAGTCGTCGTCCCTGCGACGCCCGCGGACGCGAAGGGCTTGCTGGCGTCGGCGATACGCGACCCGGACCCGGTCGTCTACTTCGAACCGACGCGACTGTACCGCGCGTTCCGCGAGGACGTGCCCGAGGGCGACTACACCGTCCCCCTCGGCGAGGCGGACGTGGCGCAGGAGGGCGAGGACGTGACCGTCGTCGCGTGGGGCGCGATGCGACATCGCTCGATCGACGCCGCGGCGGACGTTGACGCGAGCGTGGAGATAATCGACCCCAGAACCGTCGCCCCCCTCGATTCGGAGACGATTCTGGAGTCGGTCCGGAAGACCGGTCGCTGCGTCGTCGTCCACGAAGCGCCGAAGACGGCGGGCATGGCCGCCGAGATAATCGCCCAGATAAACGACGAGGCGCTCTACTACCTCGAGTCGCCGGTCCAACGGGTCACCGGGTACGACGTGCCGTATCCGCTGTTCGCCCGCGAGGACGAGTACATCCCCGGCGAGGAGCGCATTCGAGAGGGTATCGAGCGGGCGTTGTCGGAATAAGAGACGGTGCGACGGCGGGGGTGCTACCCGTCGGTGTTCTCCGCCATGTACTCCTGCGCCGCCGAGAGTGCGCCGTCGCGGTCGGTCGGTTCCTCCGTCAGGGGGACCTGATTCGACGTTCCGAGTTCGCCGCGCGGTTGCGAGTACACTATCCACTCGTCCCCCCGGCCGGCCTTCTCGGTGCAGACGACCCGTTCCTGCGGACCCAACCACGAGTGTACGTCGTCGTCGGTCTCTTCTGTCGTCCACCCGGGCGGAGCGTCGTCGGGCGCGTCGGTAGCGGAACTCATCGTGAGACACCACGCCCCCGAGTGACATAGATGTTCACCGACCGCCACGTTTTCCGACGAGTCCGGTCGTCTCGCTTCGCTCGACTCCCTCCCTCGTCGGCGTCCCACTCGCTACGCCCGCGGGACTTCCGACGAGTTCTCACCCGCCCGTCGTTCGACTCACCCGCCCGTCGGATTCGAAGTCGTTTCGCCGCCGGCGAAACTCTCTCTCGTCGGCCCAATCTCACATCCCTCTGACCCCCCTCGATTCGAGTATGCGCGACGATAGTCGATACGACGACTCTCGAGACGACTACGGCCACGACGAGATGAACGACCGGTCGACGTCGGGGTCCAGACTCCCGGTACCCACCATCCCGTGGGGGTGGGCCCCCGCCTCCTTCCGAAGCGGAGACGACCACGTGACCGGCGACGAGGACCACGACACCGTCGCCCCCGAGACCGAGCGATACCGAGACGAGGGACCGAACGACGACCGACTCGCGGGCGAGGGCCACGACGACCGCCCGTCCGGGAACGACGGCGATTCGTGGTTGGACGAGGGACTCATCACCCTCCTCATCGTCGGCGGCGCGTTGCTGTTCCTCTTCCCGGAACCGGCGACGTCCGCGGTCGGTATCGTTCTCCTCGGCATCGGCATCATCGCGTGGGTGGCCGACATCATGCTGTGAGAACTCGCCCCGCGACGAACGCGCGAGGCCCGTCGTCGGGCCTCGTTTCGGTGTCCCTTCGCGGACCGTAGACGGAGTGAAACAACGGTTTTACCGCGGTTAACTCCCGAATAACTCCGATAGCGGCTACATACTATTAACCCGATATGTCCAAATCCGGCCCATGGTAGACGTCTCCGTAATCATCCCGACGCTGAAGTCACCGGGGGAGATAGAGGCAGTCGAGTATCTGAAGCGCGGGACGTTCGACGACTACGAGGTCGTCGTCTCGAACGCGTACCCCGTCACGCGGGCGCGAAACGAGGGCATCGAACACGCGAAGGCGGACAAACTGGTGTTCCTCGACGACGACTCCCGCCCGCGGGAGAACTACCTCGAACGCGCTTCGGAGACGCTCGAAGAGCAGTACGCCGTCGCCGGGCGC is part of the Halopelagius longus genome and encodes:
- a CDS encoding cation:proton antiporter; the protein is MAASYYVALIVVSLAILGAAVLPRVFNDKPISLPMIYVVSGAALFFVAGMDVPHPVDHPELTERITELVVIIALMGAGLKLDRPFDWSAWSSTWRLLAITMPLSIAGTALLGWWVLGAQVATAVLMGAVIAPTDPVLAADVQTGPPAEGTDEEIDPEKQEGTIRFALTSEAGLNDGLAFPFTNLAIALAGAASLAAGEWAREWVLVDVLYKILVGVVVGYLVGQLIARFVFGEPASTRLAVVMEGAEALAATLLAYGAAELVNSYGFIAVFVAALVLRHYEWEHGYYEHLHDFAVMTERLLMAGILVLFGGTLVGGLLDSLTLPMIGVGLLILFVVRPIAGIIGLLGHSAHWDERAVIATFGIRGIGSFYYLAHALNEATFKEQELLVAAEELWAIVGFIVVTSTFVHGIAASPVMDWLDKRRT
- the pdhA gene encoding pyruvate dehydrogenase (acetyl-transferring) E1 component subunit alpha; the encoded protein is MPRERSVDFSIDYVQVLAPDGSADAELDPDLSEDRLLELYRTMKRSRRLDERAVSLQRRGELGTYAPAIGQEAAQVGSAGALDETDWMVTSFRETPAYLARGTPPRAILKYAMGMEEGAATPREERNFPPSVPVGSQALHAAGLGWAQEITGEDAATIGYFGDGATSEGDVYEALNLSGVFDCHTVFLCQNNQYAISVPRERQTRAETLAQKAIAAGIDGIQVDGNDVLGTYAAVREALESARNGDPVFVEALTYRRSIHTTSDDPSVYRKAEEEDEWEERDPIVRFETYLRERDILDDDRIEEIQEEIEEELREEIRLANEAREALAVADMFDHVYESRTPELDAQRAAFTGEDNGR
- a CDS encoding alpha-ketoacid dehydrogenase subunit beta, with amino-acid sequence MADKLRLVEAIRETLFEEMDRDEGVVVYGQDVGVNGGVFRATQGLIEEYPNRVYDAPVAEAGIVGLGVGLGAYGLTPVPEIEFSGFMHQAFHQIQQHVARIRSRTRGELNCPMTIRAPYGGGIRALEHHSESFEAGYAHTPGLKVVVPATPADAKGLLASAIRDPDPVVYFEPTRLYRAFREDVPEGDYTVPLGEADVAQEGEDVTVVAWGAMRHRSIDAAADVDASVEIIDPRTVAPLDSETILESVRKTGRCVVVHEAPKTAGMAAEIIAQINDEALYYLESPVQRVTGYDVPYPLFAREDEYIPGEERIREGIERALSE